Below is a genomic region from Kribbella qitaiheensis.
GCCGTACGGCGAATCGCCTCGGCCACCCCCGACCTGGGACAATGACCGACGTGAATCCGCGTACCGTCGTCATCCTCGGCTCGACCGGCTCGATCGGGACCCAGGCGCTCGAGCTGATCGGCCGCAACCGCGACCGGTTCCGGGTGCTCGCGCTCTCGGCCGGTGGCGACAACGTCGGGCTGCTCGCCCAGCAGGCGCTGGAGTTCGAGGTCGAGGTGGTCGGCGTCGCGAAGGCGACTGTCGCACAGGACCTGCAACTGGCCTTCTATGCCGAGGCGCAGCGTCGCGGCTACGCGCAGGGCGACTTCCGGATCCCCAAGATCGTCACCGGGCCGGATGCCTCCACCGAACTCGCCGGGATGGCGTGTGACGTGGTTCTCAACGGCATCACCGGCTCGGTCGGGCTGCGGCCGACGCTCGCCGCGCTGGACGCCGGTACGACGCTCGCGCTCGCCAACAAGGAGTCTCTGGTCATCGGCGGCCCGCTGGTCGTCAAGCGGGTCAAGCCGGGCCAGATCGTGCCGGTCGACTCCGAGCACAGCGCGATCGCCCAGTGTCTGCGCAGCGGCACAGCTGACGAGGTACGCCGGTTGCTGGTGACCGCGAGCGGTGGGCCCTTCCGCGGCCGGTCGCGGGCCGAGATGACGGACGTCACGCCCGAGCAGGCGATGAACCACCCGACCTGGGACATGGGCCCGGTGATCACGATCAACTCGGCCAACCTGATCAACAAGGGGCTCGAGGTGATCGAGGCCCATTTGCTCTACGGGCTGCCGATGGAACGGATCGACGTGGTGGTGCACCCGCAGTCGATCGTGCACTCGATGGTGGAGTTCATCGACGGCTCGACCGTGGTGCAGGCCTCGCCACCCGATATGCGGTTGCCGATCGCGCTGGCGCTCGCGTGGCCCGACCGCATTCCGGACGCGGCGCCGTCCTGCGACTGGACCACCGCGTCCAGCTGGGAGTTCGAGCCGCTCGACGACGAGGCGTTCCCGGCGGTCCAGCTCGCCCGCGAGGCGGGGGAGCGCGGCGGTACGGCGCCCGCAGTACTGAATGCCGCCAACGAGGTCTGTGTGCAGGCCTTCCGGGAAGGGCGGCTGCCGTTCCTGGGCATCGTCGACACCGTGGCCCGGATCGTGACCGAGCACGACGTACCCTCGTACGAGGGACTGTCCGTCGACGACGTGCTCGCGGCGGACGCTTGGGCCCGGACCAGGGCCCGTGAACTGACCGCCGCGACCGACCAGCGCCAGGAGACCACACAGGCATGAGCGCACTCCTCACACTCCTCGGGATCGTGCTGTTCGTCGTCGGCATCCTGGTGTCGGTCGCACTGCACGAGATGGGCCACATGCTGCCCGCGAAGGCGTTCGGCATGAAGGTGACCCAGTTTTTCGTCGGCTTCGGCAAGACGGTCTGGTCGGTCAAGCGCGGCGAGACGGAGTACGGGTTCAAGGCGATCCCCGCCGGGGGGTTCGTCCGGATCATCGGGATGATGCCGCCGGCCAAGGGGCAGGATGCGACCAAGGTCCGCAAGGCCAACACCGGCCCGATCCAGTCGCTGGTGGAGAACGCGCGCAGCGCGGAGTACGAGACGATCGAGCCGACCGACGACGGCCGGCTGTTCTACCAGAAGGTGTGGTGGAAGAAGCTGATCGTGATGGCGTCCGGCCCGCTGGTGAACGTGGTGATCGCGTTCGTCCTGTTCGGCGGCCTCTACATGATGTACGGCTTCCCGGTCGCGCAGACCACCGTCTCCACTGTCACGGACTGCGTGATCCCGGCCTCCGAGGCGTCGGCCGCCCGCAAGTGTGAGCCGGGTGACAAGGAGTCGCCGGCCAAGCAGGCCGGGTTCAAGGTGGGCGACAAGATCGTGGCGTTCAACGGCACGGCCATCAACAGCTGGGACGACCTCACCCCGCTGATCCGGGCCAACACGGACAAGCCGGCCACCATCGCCGTGGTCCGCGACGGTCAGCCGGTCACGCTGCGGACCAGCACGATCGTGAACCAGGTGGTGGAGAAGGCCGGCTCGGAGAAGCTGGTCTCGGTCGGCTTCCTCGGCGTGTCACCCGAGAGCAAGATCGAGCGGCAGGACTTCGGTTTCGTCGTCCACCAGATGGGTCAGATGACGGTCGGCACCGTCCAGGCCCTCGGTCGATTCCCCGAGAAGCTGGTCGGCGTGGCCAAGTCGATCGTCGGCGGCCAGCGGGACAAGGACAGCCCGATGAGTGTGGTGGGTGCCAGCAGGGTGGCCGGTGAGGTCGCCTCGAGCGACCTGACCGTCGGCCAGAAGGCCTCGACGCTGGTGATGCTGCTCGGTTCGCTGAACCTCTTCCTCGCGCTGTTCAACTTCATCCCGCTGCTGCCCCTGGACGGCGGCCACATGATCGGCGCCATCTGGGAAGGCATCCGGCGCGGGTTCGCCAAGCTGTTCGGTCGTCCCGACCCCGGTTATGTCGATGTCGCCAAGCTGCTGCCGATCGCTTATGTCGCGGCCAGCTTCATCGTGGTGATGGGCGTCCTGCTCGTCATCGCCGACATCGTCAACCCGATCAAGCTGTTCAACGGCTAATTCCTCAACGGTTAAAGGAAAAATGAGTATCTCCCTGGGCATGCCCGCGCTGCCTCCGCCGACCCTCGCCCCGCGCCGCAAGACTCGCCAGATCAAGGTCGGCAAGGTGCTGGTCGGTGGTGACGCGCCGGTGTCGGTGCAGTCGATGACGACGACGCTCACGTCGGACGTCAACACCACGCTGCAGCAGATCGCGGAGCTGACCGCGGCCGGCTGCGACATCGTCCGGGTGGCCTGCCCGTCGCAGGATGACGCCGACGCGCTGCCGGAGATCGCCAGGCACTCGCAGATCCCGGTGATCG
It encodes:
- the dxr gene encoding 1-deoxy-D-xylulose-5-phosphate reductoisomerase, whose translation is MTDVNPRTVVILGSTGSIGTQALELIGRNRDRFRVLALSAGGDNVGLLAQQALEFEVEVVGVAKATVAQDLQLAFYAEAQRRGYAQGDFRIPKIVTGPDASTELAGMACDVVLNGITGSVGLRPTLAALDAGTTLALANKESLVIGGPLVVKRVKPGQIVPVDSEHSAIAQCLRSGTADEVRRLLVTASGGPFRGRSRAEMTDVTPEQAMNHPTWDMGPVITINSANLINKGLEVIEAHLLYGLPMERIDVVVHPQSIVHSMVEFIDGSTVVQASPPDMRLPIALALAWPDRIPDAAPSCDWTTASSWEFEPLDDEAFPAVQLAREAGERGGTAPAVLNAANEVCVQAFREGRLPFLGIVDTVARIVTEHDVPSYEGLSVDDVLAADAWARTRARELTAATDQRQETTQA
- a CDS encoding M50 family metallopeptidase — encoded protein: MSALLTLLGIVLFVVGILVSVALHEMGHMLPAKAFGMKVTQFFVGFGKTVWSVKRGETEYGFKAIPAGGFVRIIGMMPPAKGQDATKVRKANTGPIQSLVENARSAEYETIEPTDDGRLFYQKVWWKKLIVMASGPLVNVVIAFVLFGGLYMMYGFPVAQTTVSTVTDCVIPASEASAARKCEPGDKESPAKQAGFKVGDKIVAFNGTAINSWDDLTPLIRANTDKPATIAVVRDGQPVTLRTSTIVNQVVEKAGSEKLVSVGFLGVSPESKIERQDFGFVVHQMGQMTVGTVQALGRFPEKLVGVAKSIVGGQRDKDSPMSVVGASRVAGEVASSDLTVGQKASTLVMLLGSLNLFLALFNFIPLLPLDGGHMIGAIWEGIRRGFAKLFGRPDPGYVDVAKLLPIAYVAASFIVVMGVLLVIADIVNPIKLFNG